A genomic segment from Lytechinus variegatus isolate NC3 chromosome 10, Lvar_3.0, whole genome shotgun sequence encodes:
- the LOC121423238 gene encoding lipopolysaccharide-induced tumor necrosis factor-alpha factor homolog codes for MSAVQGPPPQEDKSQEAGGMQAPPPYTQAAEPSSYPTNPGYPTQPPPASGYPVQPPPAAGYPAQPPPAAGYPAQPPPMTVPPYTGQPQGVDPSNVVIVNQPGVVVHHHLLFRDVPVACTCPNCHNQVTSNVRREVGGLTLLIMGALCIFGLWLFCCLIPLCIDACKDAVHTCPVCNHQLGRWNQL; via the exons ATGTCAGCTGTTCAGGGACCTCCCCCACAAGAAG ATAAAAGCCAAGAAGCTGGAGGGATGCAAGCTCCACCCCCTTACACCCAAGCTGCGGAGCCATCCAGTTACCCCACCAATCCTGGCTATCCAACTCAACCTCCACCAGCATCAGGCTATCCTGTGCAGCCTCCTCCTGCTGCTGGCTACCCAGCCCAGCCCCCTCCTGCTGCCGGTTACCCAGCCCAGCCCCCTCCCATGACTGTACCGCCCTACACTGGTCAACCACAGGGAGTTGATCCTAGCAACGTGGTGATTGTTAATCAG cctggtgtagtggtccatCATCACCTTTTATTCCGAGATGTTCCAGTGGCTTGCACATGTCCTAATTGTCACAATCAAGTGACGTCTAACGTCCGTCGGGAGGTTGGAGGACTTACTCTCCTCATCATGGGGGCGCTCTGCATCTTTGG ACTGTGGCTTTTCTGTTGCTTGATTCCACTGTGTATCGATGCCTGCAAGGATGCTGTCCATACATGCCCTGTGTGCAACCATCAGTTAGGCCGCTGGAATCAGCTTTAG